From Ictalurus punctatus breed USDA103 chromosome 26, Coco_2.0, whole genome shotgun sequence:
atattactAATATACATCACGGTCTTTATTGTGTATGTGGTTCTCCTACACCTGCTGTAGTTACTGTTTATGTTACTGTTTTTATTGTAATGAAGAATTGAAGTCAACTTAAACACATATATAAAGCTGAGAGAATCAGAGAAACATATTATGTACATTATAATGCATAACACACCTCAAGAACAAATCACTTGGTATCTGGCTGCCTATGTAGCCCCAAGATAAGAAGATTAAAATCTGTACAGTTATTTTCTAAGCCAGACATCCTCCATATTGTCCttcacagagaaagacagactaTTCATAAAAGATTAAGATGAACACCTGAACAACACAGGAGGCAGAGCAGTTGGAATAATGTTTCAGTTACATAGTCATTACTCCATAAAGCTTAGTGTgatgttttagaaatgcaataTCAGCAAATGTAAAGATCCAGTGAAGGGTTTAAGAAAGTTAGCACACACAGGCTCAGTCCTGAAACCTCTGCAGCATCTCACAAGTCTTCTTGGCCAGAACATCCTGGACTTTCTTCACCCTGCGGTCCGACATGGGTCTCACATAGCTGTCAGGCAGCACCATGGCCATGCCTTCCTGCACTTCCCCCATCACCAGCAGGGGGCCCTCTTCCTGCATGGTGATGTTGGGACATGGGCAGCTCCAGTCCATGCGGACCAGTGTGACCTCCAGATATCGGGCCTTGAACAGCTTCAGACCCATCTTCTCATCCCATAGTACCTGCTCCAGGCTAAAGCGTGCAATTCCCGAGTTCAGGTCCTCGATCAGCTCTGTGAGACGGCCAACGATGACAAAGTCGCTGCGGCACAGACTCGGCACCAACCTGCCCTTCGGCCTGCAGCTCCTACATTGTCGTGACCTCTGATGTGGGCAGCTCGCCTGGCACTCTGTCCTGGTCCGAAAGTTGTTGCTGTTCCCACGGCAACCTCCATAGACAAAGGCCTGGCATAGCTTGGTGACGGCATTGTAAGCCCAACGGGGCTCCCAGTTCCTGCAGGGGCCTTGGACGGCTGGAAGGTTGCACACAGCCATCTCCTCACGCTCACAGGAGGTCCGACAGTCCTCGTACGTCTCAAATCTGTTCCTCCCACGTAGACACCCTCCGTGTGTGAAGGGCTGGCAGGAGCCAACCACGGCATCGTAATGCCAGTCCACATGGCTCTCACCACACTCTCCCCGTTCTACACTCACCAAACAGTCAGACGGAGAAAACAGCTGCTCAGGAATATCCATTCTCGCTTCAGAGTCTTCAAAGACATCACGTTCATCACGCCGAATGACTGAAAGAGGGTAATCAGCACGCAGAACTCCGAATGAATTGCGTGCAACACAGGTGTAGATTCCCGTGTCAAGCACCTGAGCATTGTACACTACGAGCTGTCCGATGTTGGTGATTACAACGTTACCATACATCTGATCTGGCCGCATGATCTGATGCTCTGATTGCTTTTCCCACGTGACATCAGGCTTTGGCTGTCCAATCACATCGCAGTGGAAGCTAACAGTTCCACCCAGGTAAACAATCCGGTGCTGGGGGTTGGAGTAGAGAGTAGGAGGAAAAGGGGCAGAGGAAGTGGGCGTGGGTGGGACTGTGGTGTCTGATGGGGTGGGGCTTGCATACAGGTGATATCGGCATGTGACCACAGTGAGTGTCACGCCCTGAACACATGCCTCAGCGTCCATGTAACACCGGTTGAAGTACGTCAAGCCGTCAGAGGCACAGGTGAAGCTGGGCTCGCTCTCACAACGATCCTGACACTTACACACTGGCTGACCCGCCCACATCACACACTCCGCCCCCTGCTGGCTGCACACAAAGTCATCGCAGCTGGCCCCACCCACAGAGGACACATTTGTACCTGGTTGGCCATCAGGAGCAGCAAGGGGTGGGAACGAATCATCTGAGAAACGAGCCGCCACACAGCTGAGCAGACCACACACATTCGTGCAACATTTTTCAAAGATAGCACAGTCCtgtaacccacacacacacacacacacacacacacatacagattaGCATTTTTCAATATTCAATACActgcaaataataaagaaacagtttgtatgtgtgtgtgtgtgtgtgtgtgtgtgtgtgtgtgtgtgttagagatgtATTAAATTACTAGCAGAAAGGTGCTTAT
This genomic window contains:
- the wfikkn1 gene encoding WAP, Kazal, immunoglobulin, Kunitz and NTR domain-containing protein isoform X2, translating into MFSGQRSLCFRISDSRVLTLRLLILSQICASHPLSDTDQCSDVNLCISTFLLDCAIFEKCCTNVCGLLSCVAARFSDDSFPPLAAPDGQPGTNVSSVGGASCDDFVCSQQGAECVMWAGQPVCKCQDRCESEPSFTCASDGLTYFNRCYMDAEACVQGVTLTVVTCRYHLYASPTPSDTTVPPTPTSSAPFPPTLYSNPQHRIVYLGGTVSFHCDVIGQPKPDVTWEKQSEHQIMRPDQMYGNVVITNIGQLVVYNAQVLDTGIYTCVARNSFGVLRADYPLSVIRRDERDVFEDSEARMDIPEQLFSPSDCLVSVERGECGESHVDWHYDAVVGSCQPFTHGGCLRGRNRFETYEDCRTSCEREEMAVCNLPAVQGPCRNWEPRWAYNAVTKLCQAFVYGGCRGNSNNFRTRTECQASCPHQRSRQCRSCRPKGRLVPSLCRSDFVIVGRLTELIEDLNSGIARFSLEQVLWDEKMGLKLFKARYLEVTLVRMDWSCPCPNITMQEEGPLLVMGEVQEGMAMVLPDSYVRPMSDRRVKKVQDVLAKKTCEMLQRFQD
- the wfikkn1 gene encoding WAP, Kazal, immunoglobulin, Kunitz and NTR domain-containing protein isoform X1, with amino-acid sequence MTCVSSCALVRVWRFLLLLLLFPVLGLAAGGAEHAGVCPNFLNPHLWVDAQSTCERECNTDQDCAIFEKCCTNVCGLLSCVAARFSDDSFPPLAAPDGQPGTNVSSVGGASCDDFVCSQQGAECVMWAGQPVCKCQDRCESEPSFTCASDGLTYFNRCYMDAEACVQGVTLTVVTCRYHLYASPTPSDTTVPPTPTSSAPFPPTLYSNPQHRIVYLGGTVSFHCDVIGQPKPDVTWEKQSEHQIMRPDQMYGNVVITNIGQLVVYNAQVLDTGIYTCVARNSFGVLRADYPLSVIRRDERDVFEDSEARMDIPEQLFSPSDCLVSVERGECGESHVDWHYDAVVGSCQPFTHGGCLRGRNRFETYEDCRTSCEREEMAVCNLPAVQGPCRNWEPRWAYNAVTKLCQAFVYGGCRGNSNNFRTRTECQASCPHQRSRQCRSCRPKGRLVPSLCRSDFVIVGRLTELIEDLNSGIARFSLEQVLWDEKMGLKLFKARYLEVTLVRMDWSCPCPNITMQEEGPLLVMGEVQEGMAMVLPDSYVRPMSDRRVKKVQDVLAKKTCEMLQRFQD